A single window of Rubripirellula lacrimiformis DNA harbors:
- a CDS encoding DUF1592 domain-containing protein: MQANHRLSIRRGAWAFAMMQAAILSLLSTPAGADEPPVSWDREIEPLLQRHCYRCHRDDDAAGNVNLRQDENPRLVLRNRNKWETVLDVLRSEQMPPDDARKLSDDDRSKIITYLDSHLGHIDCDSVHLPGTPPARRLTRHEYNLAIEDLTGLPIRPANDFPPEPTSFGFVGIGGASGLTSVEVSHYRAAAETVCDALVVAAETNHALAEHFFGSDPNPAPETAHQLLNEFADRAFRRPAAPDFLAGLNQIYAISIQQGADHRTSMRNAMSAVLMSPRFFMRIESPPQGEPSDEPYQVDAYDLASRLSFFLWAAPPDQLLRESAESGDLLRGDELQRQVHRMLRHRKVADGLVRGFFAQWLQYSSLISHPVDAKRFPEMTPALNRSMRREVERVLYEIIRSDRPVTDLVDADYTFVDTALAKHYGLPAIEKKGFHRVQLPDRRRGGVVVSAALLTLQSDPGRTNVPRRGNYIAGTFLGDPPPPPPPDVPELIASKDATHTMTLRQMLEKHRADPQCAACHAKMDPIGFTLENYDAIGRWRTEDAGQTIDASSDLEQYGMIAGPEGLKDMLIARKDDLKQTLAEQLLIYALGRGPREIDPCVIADAMDAMSKNNDQFSALVMTIVQSFPFTHRSDPAF; this comes from the coding sequence ATGCAAGCGAACCATCGACTGTCGATCCGGCGCGGCGCGTGGGCGTTTGCAATGATGCAAGCGGCGATCCTTTCGTTGCTGTCGACGCCGGCGGGCGCCGATGAACCGCCGGTATCCTGGGATCGTGAAATCGAACCGCTGCTACAACGCCACTGCTATCGCTGTCACCGCGATGATGATGCCGCTGGCAATGTGAACTTGCGTCAGGACGAAAACCCACGATTGGTGCTGCGAAACCGAAACAAATGGGAAACGGTGCTGGACGTGCTTCGGTCCGAACAGATGCCTCCCGACGATGCTCGAAAGCTGTCGGACGACGATCGCAGCAAGATCATCACCTACCTGGATTCGCACCTCGGGCACATCGATTGCGATTCGGTCCATCTCCCCGGCACGCCACCCGCCCGCCGGCTAACCCGGCACGAATACAACCTTGCGATCGAAGACCTTACCGGGTTACCCATCCGGCCTGCCAACGACTTTCCGCCCGAACCGACAAGCTTTGGTTTTGTTGGAATCGGCGGGGCGTCGGGACTGACGTCGGTCGAGGTCAGTCATTACCGTGCCGCCGCCGAAACCGTTTGCGATGCATTGGTGGTCGCGGCAGAAACGAACCATGCGCTGGCTGAACACTTCTTCGGAAGCGACCCAAACCCGGCCCCGGAAACAGCCCACCAGCTGCTGAACGAGTTTGCGGACCGCGCCTTTCGCCGGCCGGCCGCCCCGGACTTCCTGGCTGGACTGAACCAAATCTATGCCATTTCGATCCAGCAAGGGGCGGATCACCGGACGTCGATGCGAAACGCGATGTCCGCGGTGTTGATGTCACCTCGATTTTTCATGCGAATCGAATCGCCGCCGCAGGGTGAACCGAGCGACGAACCGTATCAAGTCGATGCGTATGATTTGGCATCGCGGCTGAGTTTCTTTTTATGGGCGGCACCTCCGGACCAATTGCTTCGCGAGTCCGCCGAAAGTGGTGACCTGCTGCGCGGCGACGAACTGCAACGTCAGGTCCACCGAATGCTTCGCCATCGCAAAGTCGCCGACGGATTGGTCCGCGGTTTCTTTGCCCAGTGGTTGCAGTACAGTTCGCTGATCAGCCACCCAGTGGATGCCAAGCGTTTTCCTGAAATGACGCCCGCGTTGAATCGATCGATGCGCCGCGAGGTGGAACGGGTGCTTTACGAAATCATTCGCAGCGATCGCCCGGTGACGGACCTAGTGGATGCGGATTACACGTTTGTCGACACAGCATTGGCCAAGCACTACGGACTACCCGCGATTGAAAAGAAGGGGTTCCATCGAGTCCAGTTGCCGGACCGTCGCCGCGGGGGCGTTGTCGTTTCGGCCGCCCTACTGACGCTGCAATCGGATCCGGGTCGAACCAATGTTCCCCGTCGTGGCAACTACATCGCCGGTACCTTTCTAGGCGACCCGCCACCGCCTCCACCGCCGGATGTCCCTGAACTGATCGCGTCCAAGGATGCGACGCACACGATGACGCTGCGACAGATGCTTGAAAAGCATCGGGCCGATCCGCAGTGCGCCGCTTGCCATGCCAAGATGGATCCGATCGGATTCACGCTAGAAAACTACGACGCAATCGGGCGCTGGCGGACCGAAGATGCCGGGCAAACCATCGACGCATCCAGCGACCTGGAACAGTACGGGATGATCGCTGGACCGGAAGGCCTGAAAGATATGCTGATCGCTCGCAAGGATGATTTGAAACAGACGCTGGCCGAGCAGCTTTTGATTTACGCGCTCGGTCGTGGCCCGCGTGAAATCGATCCGTGCGTGATCGCCGACGCGATGGATGCGATGTCCAAGAATAACGACCAGTTCTCGGCACTCGTCATGACGATCGTCCAAAGCTTCCCATTTACCCATCGGTCAGACCCCGCCTTCTAG
- a CDS encoding ThuA domain-containing protein has protein sequence MFRVLIASFVLCLGQCAASAQSAEADSTKAKSLKILLVTGGCCHDYDFQTKALQLAFQKQNVDAVWTVVNDGGSGTDAQIDLYDKADWAAGFDVVIHNECFAATKDPEYIRRITKAHHDGANAVVIHCAMHTYRDAEIDDWREFLGVTSRRHDHQSNYKIDVVAKGHPIMKGYPADHVSAMDELYIIEKLWPRAKALATSVSERDGKAYPVLWINRYGKARVFGTTYGHSNETFEDDVFLGSVVRGTQWAAGHLKPAGKKKAAAK, from the coding sequence ATGTTTCGCGTATTGATTGCTTCGTTTGTTCTTTGTCTCGGTCAGTGTGCTGCGTCGGCGCAGTCAGCGGAAGCGGATTCCACCAAGGCCAAGTCGCTGAAGATATTGCTGGTCACCGGTGGCTGTTGTCACGACTATGACTTTCAAACCAAAGCTTTGCAGCTTGCGTTTCAAAAACAAAATGTCGATGCGGTATGGACGGTGGTCAACGACGGTGGGAGCGGCACCGACGCGCAGATCGACCTCTATGACAAAGCGGATTGGGCGGCGGGTTTCGATGTGGTGATCCACAACGAGTGCTTTGCGGCCACCAAGGATCCTGAATACATTCGCCGCATCACCAAGGCGCACCATGATGGCGCAAACGCCGTGGTGATCCACTGTGCAATGCATACCTATCGAGATGCTGAAATCGACGACTGGCGAGAATTTCTAGGCGTCACAAGTCGCCGCCATGATCATCAAAGCAACTATAAAATCGACGTCGTGGCGAAAGGACATCCGATCATGAAGGGCTATCCGGCCGACCACGTTAGCGCGATGGACGAGCTGTACATCATTGAAAAGCTGTGGCCGAGGGCGAAGGCTCTGGCGACTTCGGTCAGCGAGCGTGACGGCAAAGCCTATCCAGTGCTATGGATCAATCGCTACGGCAAGGCTCGCGTGTTTGGGACCACCTACGGGCATTCCAACGAAACGTTCGAAGACGATGTCTTCTTGGGGTCAGTCGTTCGCGGCACCCAATGGGCAGCCGGGCATCTGAAACCAGCCGGCAAGAAGAAAGCTGCCGCAAAGTAA
- the recR gene encoding recombination mediator RecR: protein MNKHAGAVAELVEQLGRLPGVGRKSAERLAFHLLRVSETEALALAESIRRVRQDVRYCATCFNLAESETCAICALPDRDATRLCIVEQPRDLMSLEQAGIFKGVYHVLLGRIAPLDGIGPDQLTIDDLVERVRVGNFVEIIMATNPTVEGDGTSLYISNLLSEFPVEITRLARGITAGSVLEYANREMIADALTGRQKL, encoded by the coding sequence ATGAACAAGCACGCCGGCGCGGTGGCCGAATTGGTCGAACAACTGGGACGATTGCCCGGCGTGGGACGCAAAAGCGCCGAACGGTTGGCGTTTCACCTATTGCGGGTCAGCGAAACCGAAGCGTTGGCGCTGGCCGAATCGATTCGCCGCGTCCGGCAAGATGTCCGCTACTGCGCCACCTGCTTCAACCTGGCCGAATCGGAAACCTGCGCTATCTGCGCATTGCCCGACCGCGACGCGACGCGGCTCTGCATCGTGGAACAGCCGCGCGACCTGATGAGCCTGGAACAGGCGGGCATCTTCAAAGGCGTTTACCACGTCCTGCTTGGCAGAATCGCCCCCCTGGATGGTATCGGACCTGATCAATTAACGATCGATGACCTTGTTGAAAGAGTCCGGGTCGGAAATTTTGTTGAAATTATCATGGCCACCAACCCGACCGTAGAAGGGGACGGGACGTCACTGTACATCAGCAACTTATTGAGCGAGTTTCCGGTCGAAATCACACGTTTGGCGCGTGGAATCACCGCCGGAAGCGTTTTGGAGTACGCCAATCGCGAGATGATTGCGGACGCGTTGACGGGCCGCCAAAAGCTATAA
- a CDS encoding helix-turn-helix domain-containing protein, with protein sequence MVARQPQYSPKQVAEALGASESSVKRWCDSGAIPIIRTLGGHRRITLDGLQQYLRTSGRVLVDADVLGLPDLPLSRPAVIPGQDCEIRRAFRQSLAACDEDGCRALLRRYIESGRSRSEAADDLITDAMHGIGHAWQCNDLDPYQERRACDACIRMINELRAELPTCPVDAPMAIGGSLSGDPYQLPTSLVELSLREAGWNAISLGSNLPVESFRQAVFDMKPKMVWLSVSVVGQPSEFVSNQNRLADQLGDDVALLVGGRGVTDGLRPKLRYTAYCDGLRHLVELASVLIDA encoded by the coding sequence ATGGTCGCTCGACAGCCGCAATATTCGCCCAAGCAGGTCGCCGAAGCATTGGGGGCCAGTGAATCGTCCGTCAAACGATGGTGTGATTCGGGGGCGATCCCGATCATCCGAACGTTGGGCGGTCATCGGCGGATCACTTTGGACGGGCTTCAGCAATACCTACGCACATCCGGCCGCGTGTTGGTGGACGCGGATGTTTTGGGGCTGCCGGATTTGCCGCTATCCAGGCCGGCGGTAATCCCCGGCCAGGATTGTGAGATTCGTCGCGCGTTTCGGCAGTCGTTGGCTGCATGCGACGAAGACGGTTGCCGCGCCCTGCTGCGGCGATACATCGAATCGGGGCGCAGTCGCAGCGAGGCCGCCGATGATCTGATCACCGACGCGATGCATGGCATCGGGCACGCTTGGCAATGCAACGATCTGGATCCGTATCAAGAACGGCGTGCCTGCGACGCGTGCATTCGGATGATCAACGAGTTGCGTGCCGAATTGCCAACCTGTCCGGTGGACGCTCCCATGGCGATCGGCGGTTCGCTTTCCGGCGATCCTTACCAGTTGCCCACGTCGCTGGTTGAGCTTTCCCTACGCGAAGCCGGTTGGAATGCGATCAGCTTGGGAAGCAACCTGCCGGTGGAAAGTTTTCGCCAGGCGGTCTTTGATATGAAACCCAAGATGGTTTGGCTAAGCGTTTCTGTTGTCGGCCAACCCAGCGAGTTTGTTTCCAACCAGAACCGATTGGCCGACCAATTGGGCGACGACGTGGCATTATTGGTTGGCGGCCGCGGCGTGACCGATGGCCTGCGTCCCAAGCTGCGATACACCGCGTACTGTGACGGACTGCGGCATCTGGTCGAACTGGCGTCGGTGTTGATCGACGCCTAA
- the mqnE gene encoding aminofutalosine synthase MqnE, which yields MNATERSARFREIRDKVEADQRLSLDDGIFLYDPQVPLQAVGELANLVRERKNGNAGYFNINTHLNPTNVCVYRCRFCAFRSDLRDPKGYTMSDEQVIARGQEATDNGCTEMHIVGGLHHQKPYQWYRHLIELLHENFPQIHLKGWTAVEINWFEFQTKKSVRWVLEDLRSAGLGSMPGGGAEIFHPEVRDQLCEHKANTHAWLDIHRNAHEIGLRTNCTMLYGHVENAYHRIDHLLRLRELQDQTGGFQVFIPLAFHPENTKLSDLKKPSALMDLRTMAVSRLMLDNIQHIKAYWIMLGIETAQAALAYGADDIDGTVRHELIYHDAGATTPECLSVDDIKQLIVEAGRDPIERDTVYNRVRRDPNDYTQWSIEEMAAV from the coding sequence ATGAACGCCACCGAACGATCCGCCCGGTTCCGAGAAATTCGCGACAAGGTCGAAGCCGACCAGCGACTGTCGCTGGACGACGGGATTTTTCTGTACGATCCCCAGGTCCCCCTGCAGGCCGTCGGCGAACTGGCCAACCTGGTTCGCGAACGCAAAAACGGCAATGCGGGCTATTTCAACATCAACACCCACCTGAACCCGACCAACGTCTGCGTTTACCGATGTCGGTTTTGTGCGTTCCGGAGCGATCTGCGTGACCCCAAGGGGTACACGATGAGCGATGAACAGGTGATCGCCCGCGGGCAGGAAGCGACCGACAACGGGTGCACCGAAATGCACATCGTGGGTGGACTTCATCACCAGAAACCGTACCAGTGGTACCGGCACCTGATCGAATTGCTGCACGAGAACTTCCCCCAAATCCACCTGAAGGGTTGGACGGCGGTAGAGATCAATTGGTTTGAATTCCAAACCAAAAAATCCGTTCGCTGGGTGCTGGAGGATCTGCGTTCGGCAGGTCTGGGCAGCATGCCGGGCGGCGGTGCCGAAATTTTCCACCCCGAAGTTCGCGACCAACTTTGCGAACACAAAGCCAACACCCATGCTTGGTTGGACATCCACCGAAACGCCCACGAAATTGGGTTGCGCACCAACTGCACCATGTTGTACGGGCACGTGGAAAACGCGTATCACCGCATCGACCACCTGCTACGACTGCGTGAACTGCAGGACCAAACGGGCGGATTCCAGGTCTTCATCCCGCTAGCGTTCCACCCCGAGAATACAAAGCTGTCGGATCTGAAGAAACCGTCGGCGCTGATGGACCTGCGCACGATGGCGGTCAGCCGACTGATGCTGGACAATATCCAACACATCAAAGCGTACTGGATCATGCTGGGCATCGAGACGGCGCAGGCGGCGCTCGCCTACGGCGCCGACGATATCGACGGGACCGTCCGACACGAATTGATCTACCACGATGCCGGCGCCACAACGCCGGAATGCTTGTCGGTGGATGACATCAAGCAATTGATTGTTGAAGCCGGACGCGATCCCATCGAACGCGACACCGTGTACAACCGTGTTCGACGCGATCCGAACGACTATACCCAGTGGTCGATCGAGGAGATGGCTGCGGTATAA
- a CDS encoding UbiA-like polyprenyltransferase: MNQTTKTTGSRLGDWLGLIRFSHTIFALPFAALATVMAFTARLPSGETPTLRFRDLAGILLCMIFARSAAMAFNRLVDQRIDAKNPRTAGRHLPAGILGRGEVVMFTAMCSVGFIASTLLFLPNRIPLIASVPVLMFLCGYSLAKRFTSAAHLWLGVALSLSPICVWLAIRGPQSIANPADLIAPLVLAAVVAAWVTGFDIIYACQDADFDAESGLHSIPARFGVAGALRIARISHMVMLGLLLALIWAGRASGLGPIFAGVWVLVALLVIRQHSLVRPGELDRVNQAFFDTNAAISLALLAAGSIDCIWL, translated from the coding sequence ATGAATCAAACGACGAAGACCACAGGCAGTCGATTAGGGGACTGGCTAGGGCTGATCCGATTCAGTCATACGATCTTCGCCTTACCCTTTGCGGCGCTGGCGACGGTGATGGCATTCACCGCTCGGTTGCCATCGGGGGAAACACCGACTCTGCGTTTCCGCGATCTTGCAGGGATACTGCTGTGCATGATTTTCGCTCGTAGCGCCGCGATGGCGTTCAACCGGTTGGTTGACCAGCGGATCGATGCAAAGAACCCGCGAACCGCCGGGCGACATCTGCCGGCGGGGATTTTGGGTCGGGGTGAAGTCGTGATGTTCACAGCGATGTGCAGCGTTGGATTCATCGCATCGACACTGTTGTTTTTGCCAAATCGGATTCCGTTGATCGCTTCCGTCCCCGTTCTGATGTTCCTATGCGGGTACAGCTTGGCGAAGCGGTTCACGTCGGCCGCCCATTTGTGGCTGGGGGTAGCCCTTAGCCTGTCACCGATCTGCGTCTGGTTAGCGATTCGCGGCCCGCAATCGATTGCGAATCCGGCGGATTTGATCGCACCGTTGGTTCTGGCTGCCGTGGTTGCCGCCTGGGTCACTGGTTTCGACATTATCTATGCCTGCCAAGACGCCGATTTTGATGCTGAAAGCGGGCTGCACAGCATTCCGGCACGATTCGGAGTAGCCGGGGCGCTTCGGATCGCCCGGATAAGCCATATGGTGATGCTGGGATTGCTGCTTGCCCTGATCTGGGCGGGGCGGGCCAGCGGCTTGGGGCCGATCTTTGCCGGAGTCTGGGTCTTGGTCGCTCTGCTGGTGATCCGGCAACACTCTCTGGTACGCCCGGGCGAGTTGGACCGGGTCAACCAAGCATTTTTCGACACCAATGCGGCGATTAGCCTGGCACTGCTGGCCGCCGGTTCGATCGACTGCATCTGGCTTTGA
- a CDS encoding DUF1552 domain-containing protein, whose protein sequence is MPHSLSRRTVLRGLGTAVALPLLDVMSPSRLLSAASPNQSAPLRMGFFYVPNGMHMPDWTPKKDGFKFDLPPTLAKLADHQDSINILSGLTLDGARAHGDGGGDHARSVAAFLTGSHPRKTNGADIQNGISIDQMTAKYVGDRTRFASLELGLEASAQAGNCDSGYSCAYASNMSWRGPTNPMSKEVDPGSLFDRLFAGQAVKETRQARSVREKYRKSILDFVLEDANQLHKTLPAVDQRKLDEYLYSVRDVEKRVGGAEKLRLNEDGVPDYPRPSGVPKELSKHAELMMDMVTLAYQTDSTRILSFMFTNAGSNRSYPEIGVSEGHHELSHHGKSEHKQEHIAKINRYHIERFAYLLDRMKRTPEGNGSLLDNCMLVYGSGISDGDRHNHDDLPILMAGAAGNRIKTGRHLKYKNGTPLCNLYVWMMQQMGAKADQFGDSSGVLDQLV, encoded by the coding sequence ATGCCTCATTCGCTCTCTCGTCGCACGGTCCTGCGAGGTTTAGGAACCGCCGTTGCCCTGCCGCTGCTAGATGTGATGTCACCATCGCGTTTGCTTTCGGCAGCCAGCCCCAACCAGAGTGCACCGCTGCGGATGGGATTCTTTTACGTTCCCAATGGCATGCACATGCCTGACTGGACGCCCAAGAAAGATGGTTTCAAATTCGACCTACCGCCGACGTTGGCCAAACTGGCCGACCACCAGGATTCGATCAACATTCTGTCCGGTCTGACGTTGGATGGCGCGCGGGCTCACGGCGATGGCGGAGGCGATCATGCGCGGAGCGTCGCTGCCTTTTTGACCGGATCGCACCCACGGAAAACCAACGGTGCCGACATCCAAAACGGCATTTCGATCGACCAGATGACGGCGAAATACGTGGGCGATCGAACCCGCTTTGCCTCGCTTGAACTGGGGCTGGAAGCCAGCGCCCAAGCAGGCAATTGCGACAGCGGTTATAGCTGTGCCTATGCGTCGAACATGTCGTGGCGCGGCCCGACGAATCCGATGTCCAAAGAAGTCGATCCGGGATCCCTGTTTGACCGGTTGTTCGCTGGCCAGGCCGTGAAAGAAACTCGGCAAGCCCGCAGCGTTCGTGAAAAGTATCGCAAGAGCATTCTGGACTTCGTGCTGGAAGACGCCAACCAGCTGCACAAGACTCTGCCGGCGGTCGACCAACGCAAACTAGACGAATATCTGTATTCAGTCCGCGACGTCGAAAAACGCGTGGGCGGTGCCGAAAAACTTCGTTTGAACGAAGACGGTGTTCCCGATTACCCGCGGCCCAGTGGCGTGCCCAAGGAACTGAGCAAGCATGCGGAATTGATGATGGACATGGTGACGCTGGCCTATCAGACCGACAGCACCCGCATCTTGTCGTTCATGTTCACCAACGCCGGCAGCAACCGAAGTTATCCCGAAATCGGTGTCAGCGAAGGACACCACGAATTGTCTCACCACGGCAAAAGCGAACACAAACAGGAACACATCGCGAAGATCAACCGCTACCACATTGAACGGTTCGCCTACCTACTGGATCGCATGAAACGCACTCCCGAAGGTAACGGTTCGCTGCTCGACAATTGCATGTTGGTCTACGGCAGCGGGATCAGTGATGGGGATCGCCACAACCATGACGACTTGCCGATCCTGATGGCCGGTGCGGCCGGCAATCGGATCAAAACGGGCCGACACCTGAAATACAAAAACGGCACACCGCTGTGCAATCTTTACGTTTGGATGATGCAGCAAATGGGCGCCAAGGCCGACCAATTCGGTGACAGCAGCGGCGTGCTAGATCAATTGGTGTGA
- a CDS encoding sigma-70 family RNA polymerase sigma factor translates to MSQPAATKARTSAKKSRTDRTSESSAGTSSAVDSQSDHTELQSPESQDVDGQAGIQLTATAVPARTPGWLKSSELASANSDVAETLKDLAGLDSEQLRRLTQTWLKRELAFISNPGFTKATAGKTIFATSLDLQPRKSEQGIAAVRKSGVDLPIHLCRLCEASLLTPEQEVILFQRFNFLMHQASVHRSLLNVDRPSRARLALVERFVALAEWHRDRIVEANLRLVFSIVKKFVNPNNTFDDLLSDGIVGLIRAVEKFDFDRGFRFSTYATQVVRRGSYQTVVTNQQDRQKVIGGLQDMDIEFDDETRVSAISEKRWHELRSRLAVMLDALDRREKLIIRARFSLGSHRKVHTLQSLADRLGISKERVRQLERRAMDKLRDMSGDASFAELEQQ, encoded by the coding sequence ATGTCTCAGCCCGCAGCCACTAAGGCGAGAACCAGCGCCAAGAAGTCGCGAACCGATCGGACTTCGGAATCGTCCGCAGGGACCTCATCAGCTGTCGATTCGCAATCCGACCACACTGAATTGCAAAGTCCAGAATCACAGGACGTCGATGGTCAGGCGGGGATCCAGTTGACCGCGACGGCCGTTCCGGCGCGAACGCCGGGCTGGTTGAAGTCGTCGGAATTGGCAAGTGCAAATTCGGACGTCGCTGAAACGCTGAAAGACTTGGCCGGCTTGGACTCTGAACAACTGCGGCGACTGACGCAAACCTGGCTGAAACGCGAACTCGCCTTCATTTCCAATCCTGGCTTTACCAAAGCGACCGCCGGAAAGACCATCTTTGCGACGTCGCTTGACCTGCAACCGCGAAAGAGCGAACAGGGCATCGCGGCGGTTCGAAAGAGCGGTGTCGACCTTCCCATTCACCTGTGTCGGTTGTGCGAAGCATCTTTGTTGACCCCAGAACAAGAAGTGATCCTGTTCCAGCGTTTCAACTTCCTGATGCATCAAGCCAGCGTGCATCGCAGCCTGTTGAACGTCGACCGACCTTCGCGCGCTCGGCTAGCACTCGTCGAACGGTTTGTTGCCTTGGCTGAATGGCACCGCGACCGGATTGTCGAAGCGAACTTGCGTCTGGTCTTTTCGATCGTCAAGAAGTTCGTCAATCCAAACAACACGTTTGACGACTTGCTCAGCGATGGAATCGTGGGCTTGATTCGGGCGGTAGAGAAGTTCGACTTCGACCGCGGGTTTCGATTTAGCACCTACGCCACCCAAGTGGTTCGACGTGGTTCGTATCAAACCGTGGTCACCAATCAGCAGGATCGCCAAAAGGTGATCGGCGGGTTGCAGGACATGGACATCGAATTCGACGACGAAACACGCGTGTCCGCGATCAGCGAAAAACGCTGGCATGAACTGCGCAGCCGTCTGGCCGTCATGCTGGACGCCCTAGACCGCCGCGAAAAACTAATCATCCGAGCTCGATTTTCGCTCGGTTCGCATCGCAAGGTCCACACGCTTCAATCGCTTGCTGATCGACTCGGCATATCGAAAGAACGAGTGCGGCAATTGGAACGCCGTGCGATGGACAAGTTGCGAGACATGTCAGGCGATGCGTCGTTTGCGGAACTGGAACAACAGTAA
- a CDS encoding YbaB/EbfC family nucleoid-associated protein: MKEPFDMFKGLGNLGNIASMMGSLQQLPDRMRELNDRMKDESVSASSAGGSVEVVMNGTGEVQSVRISDESLAGSELESAIVEATNAAGAAAKKLYAESITNMVDDMDLKLPGLDSVISTLTGGN, from the coding sequence ATGAAGGAACCATTCGATATGTTCAAAGGACTTGGGAATCTCGGCAACATCGCTTCGATGATGGGGTCGCTGCAACAGTTGCCTGATCGAATGCGAGAGCTGAACGACCGGATGAAGGACGAATCGGTTTCGGCGTCGTCGGCCGGCGGGTCGGTCGAAGTGGTGATGAATGGAACCGGTGAAGTCCAGTCCGTCCGAATTTCGGACGAATCACTAGCGGGCAGCGAACTGGAATCCGCCATCGTAGAAGCCACCAATGCCGCCGGCGCAGCAGCCAAAAAGCTGTACGCCGAATCGATCACCAACATGGTCGACGACATGGACCTGAAATTGCCTGGCTTGGACAGCGTGATTTCGACCCTCACCGGCGGGAATTAG
- the rpoN gene encoding RNA polymerase factor sigma-54 produces MRMSMGLQARQLQTQKLAPRMIQSMEILQLPTMALQERVEQEMNENPLLEQQENDPLAPDEMDDDYPPSKDARSENEKELVVDNDHSNQEDFERLQNMVSELPNTFDESFKRSANRMSEDADRRHDLMANAVSRPESLNDFLLHQLAELDIDDDVEQVAERIISTLDARDGGYLRSPLADLLPAGHTPEDLAVAEKSLAIVQSLEPTGIAARDLSECLLMQIKSTFPHFEEMRTLIKDHLADLAENRLPQIAKKTNYSIDLIQTVRDELHGLNPKPGAAFMETYVPNVTPDIILEQDDSGEYVVRLDDDRVPTLFISEYYRRRLQDPTSTAEEREFIKNKINSAQWLIDSIEQRRSTLTKVAQAIVAHQKRFLDEGPEAIEPLKMQQIADKVGVHVTTVSRAVDDKWIQTPRGILPLKRFFVGGTQTEDGEDVAWDTIRLKLQELIDKEDKSDPHSDEKLVDELKKAGMTVARRTVTKYRKKMGIPSSRQRRDWSLVKK; encoded by the coding sequence ATGCGGATGTCGATGGGCCTTCAGGCCCGACAATTGCAAACCCAAAAACTGGCTCCTCGGATGATCCAGTCGATGGAGATTCTGCAGCTCCCCACGATGGCGTTACAAGAACGCGTCGAACAGGAGATGAACGAGAATCCGTTGCTGGAACAACAGGAAAACGATCCGCTGGCGCCGGACGAAATGGATGATGACTATCCACCGTCCAAGGACGCTCGCAGCGAGAACGAAAAGGAACTGGTCGTCGACAACGACCATTCCAACCAAGAAGATTTCGAACGCCTTCAAAACATGGTGTCGGAGCTTCCCAACACGTTTGACGAATCGTTCAAGCGATCCGCCAACCGGATGTCCGAGGACGCCGATCGCCGCCACGACCTGATGGCCAACGCGGTGTCGCGGCCTGAATCATTGAATGATTTCCTGTTGCACCAACTGGCTGAACTGGACATCGACGATGACGTCGAACAAGTCGCCGAACGGATCATCAGCACCCTGGACGCCCGCGATGGCGGCTACCTGCGATCACCGCTTGCGGACCTGCTGCCAGCCGGGCACACGCCCGAAGACCTGGCTGTCGCTGAAAAATCACTGGCCATTGTCCAGTCACTGGAACCGACAGGGATCGCTGCACGCGACCTGAGCGAATGTCTGCTGATGCAGATCAAGTCGACGTTCCCGCATTTCGAAGAGATGCGAACGTTGATCAAGGACCACTTGGCTGACTTGGCCGAAAATCGCCTGCCGCAAATCGCCAAGAAGACCAATTACTCGATCGATCTGATCCAAACCGTTCGCGATGAATTGCATGGGCTGAACCCCAAGCCCGGCGCTGCGTTCATGGAAACCTACGTTCCCAACGTCACGCCAGACATCATCCTGGAACAGGACGATTCCGGCGAATACGTGGTACGCCTGGACGACGACCGAGTACCGACGCTATTCATCAGCGAATACTACCGACGCCGGCTGCAGGACCCGACCAGCACAGCGGAGGAACGCGAGTTCATCAAGAACAAGATCAACAGCGCTCAGTGGCTGATCGATTCGATCGAACAACGACGAAGCACGTTGACGAAGGTCGCGCAAGCGATCGTCGCTCACCAAAAGCGGTTTTTGGACGAAGGCCCCGAAGCGATTGAACCGCTGAAGATGCAGCAGATCGCGGACAAGGTTGGCGTGCACGTCACGACGGTTAGCCGCGCGGTCGACGATAAATGGATCCAAACCCCACGCGGCATCCTGCCACTGAAACGATTCTTCGTTGGCGGCACGCAAACTGAAGACGGGGAAGACGTCGCCTGGGATACGATCCGCCTGAAACTTCAGGAACTGATCGACAAGGAAGACAAAAGCGATCCACACAGCGATGAAAAACTGGTCGACGAACTCAAGAAGGCCGGCATGACCGTCGCCCGAAGAACCGTCACCAAGTATCGCAAGAAGATGGGAATCCCCAGCAGCCGCCAAAGACGCGACTGGTCCCTGGTCAAGAAGTAG